The following DNA comes from Methanosarcina vacuolata Z-761.
GAAAAAGAAGATAATAAGCTTAATTGGGGTAACGAAGACCAGAAAATCATACTTCAGGTTGAAAACCTTTCCAAAACCTATTTCCAGGGCAAAATCCCTGTCCATGCCCTCCGCTGCGCCTGCATAACTGTAAGAAAAGGGGAACTTCTTGCGATAATGGGGCCCTCAGGTTCCGGAAAATCTACTCTCCTCGCTCTTATAGGCACACTTGAAAAAGCAACTGACGGTAAAATAATTCTTGATGGGACAGACCTTACATCTGTGCCTGAAAAACTGCTTCCCCGCGTGAGAAGAGAAAAAATAGGCTTTATTTTCCAGCACTATAACCTTATCCCTACACTTTCTGCACTTGAAAACGTTGAGCTTTCCATGCGCTTTTCCAGAGTGCCCAAAAAAGAAAGAGGAGGCAGGGCCAGAAAGCTGCTCGAAGAACTTGGCCTTGGAGACCGACTTTCCCATAAGCCTTCGGAATTATCAGGAGGAGAACAACAGAGAGTTTCTATTGCCAGGGCACTTGCGAATAAGCCGGCGGTTATTCTGGCTGATGAACCTACAGGTGAGGTGGATAGCAAGACAAGGGATTCAATTGTGCGGGTCTTCAAAGAATTGAGCGAAAAAGGGCAGACGATTCTTGTTGTAACGCACGACCCTGAGGTTGCAAAGGAGTGCTCGAGGGTGCTCAGGATTACGGACGGGGTCATTAAAGATTAACCATCATACAAATCAGGCTTTAAAATACGGTTTTTTCTTCAGAATTATAACCTTAACTCTGCCACAAATAGGGAATAACTTTTTCAATAACAGTGCTCTTGAGCATGTTCCACTCTGAATCATTAAAACACAGTCTAGGATTTTTCAGTTATTCCTTGCGGAGAGAAAGATAACAAATTGATGTTTAAGCCTATAGATCTCGAATTTAAAAATAAGCAAAAATGCAAAAATTACTCATACTTATATCCTATAGGGAATAAATTTTCTCCATATTTTTCAGTTTATTTCAGACAAAATTTTCGATATCTAAAGAATTAATAGACATTAAATACCTAACAAATTTCTGGTAAAATTAAAAGCAATAGAGAAAGGAAAAGTGTAAAAACCCTTTAAAAAACAACATCAAAAGACACAATACTTGAATAGGTTTATTCCCTACGCGATGCAGAGTTAAGGTTATAAATCTGTGTAGTGTGATGTTACACTTACTTTTATCACTATATTTTGGAACTGAATCCCCGTAGAGAACAGTCTATAGAGAGTCTGGTTTCCTATTTTGGTCAATGAGAAATTCCAAATTTGGCTGTTTTATTGTTATGATTTCTATCTTTTTGAGCGCACTCTTTAACTCTTGGGTTAATTTTTTATAACAGTATAAATTTTTTATATATGCTATTAGTTTCAAAATTTATACAGTTTCCTGCTGAAAAACGCTGTTCTTCTACGTTATAATTACAGCTAGCCTGTCAGGACAATAAACCGGATAAGAGTCAGAATAAAAAAGATTGTTTTGAGTGTTTGGTTTCTTTCGTCTTTTTTATGTGACCTCAAAGTCTGGAGTTATGGGGACTATGAGCGATTCCATACTATTCAGTCAAATTACCTGGCCGATAAACCAGTCAAAGCGGTTTAACCGATAAACCAGTCAAAACGGTTCAACCGATCTTACCGATCTAATTGATTTAATCTCAATTTCCTCGGTTATGAAACATCCTGTAATACCTCACATAAATTTTCCGTATCTAGCTATTAACTGCAATAGTTGCTGTAAAAGAGGAATCTCACAACTTATGAAATTTTAATATGGGGCGTATTATGATGTATGTAAAAGGAATCTTGAAAATTATTTGTTTAATAATTCTCGCACTTCACCTGATGACTGCAGGAAGTGCAGCAGCTAATGTGATTTCTGTAAGTAACAACACTGGTCAGCCTGCAGATTTTACTACCATCCAGGCGGCTGTAGCTGCTGCAAATCCAGGAGATGAAATAGTTGTCAAACCCGGTATTTATGAGGAGAATATTGTAATTAATAAGAACATATCTATTGTTTCCGAGTCTGGAAATTTCTCCGATACTGTAGTCCGGGCAGCCGACGTTTCTCAAGATGTCTTCAGTATCTGGGCAAACGACGTAAGCATTAAAGGTTTTGGCATAAGTGGGTCCAATTCCGCAGGTATTCATGTTTTTGAATTTATTGAATGTCACATTGAAAACAATGAATTGTTCAATAACAGCTGCGGTATCGATCTATATATACTGAGCTCAAGCAATACGCTTGAGAATAATGAAATTTCAAACTGTCTGACCGGGATTAGTATTGGCGGCGGCATGTACAATAATTTGAGCAATAATTCAATCTCAAATTGCAGTAATGGAATTTCACTTTTTGACTCCTCTATCAATGTCCTGGAGAATAATACAATTTCTAAAAACATAGAAGGTATTTATCTTACAGGCGAATCAAACGGCAACACTCTGGCAGGTAATACTGTAACCCTCAATACGAAATCAGGACTGAATATTTACGGAACTTCAAACAATCTGATTTATAATAACTGTTTCAATAATACGGTAAACGTAGAGTTTGAAGAAGTTTCGGGAACAAATACCTGGAACACAACTAAAACCGAGGGTACCAACATAGCTGGCGGCCCTTACCTGGGAGGCAATTTCTGGGCAAAACCTGATGGGACTACATATCCTGAAAAAGCCAGGGACATTGACCTTGACGGAATATTTGATTCCCAGTATAATATCGAAGGCACCCAGTTCATAGATTATCTTCCCCTTAAAGGATTAGAGCCGGTAGTGATTACTGTAAATAATAGTACAGGACCGGTTGCGGATTTTACGTCTATCCAGGCGGCAATAGACAACGCACTCCCTGGTGACACAATCCTTATTTTCCCGGGAGTCTATGAAGAAAATGTCGACGTCTACGTAACGAATTTGACTCTGACCTCCCAATCTTCCAGTTATGGGGACACCAGTGGGGACACTATTGTCAAGGCAGCCAGCAGTCTGGATGATGTTTTCTATATTATTGCGGATGGAGTGACAATTCGCGGGTTGAATATAATCGGGCCTGTAGACTACCCCAGTTCAGGCATCCATCTTAATGGAGTTAAGTACTGTAATATCGAAAGCAACCAGCTCTCTAACAATTACATAGATCCTACTTCAAACCTTTTCAGTGGGAACAATTCCTCTATTAGCAATAACTCAGGGTCGGATACAGGGTCCGGGATCCGTCTTGATTCTGCCAGCAACAATCTCCTGAACAATAATACAGTCTCAGGGAGCGGAATTTCGGTTCTCCTGCGTGATTCCGCGGAAAATACGCTTCTCAATAATTCGGTATCCGGTAGTAACTACGGTATCTGGGTGGATTCTTCTAACAATAATACACTGGAAGGAAATATTCTGTCAAACAATAAAATCGGGGCCTATCTGAAAGTTTCCAGCGGAAACGTACTTAACAACAGTAAGGTATCAGGCAGCATAAACTCTGGTATCAATCTGTGGGATTCTGTGGAAAATACATTAAGCAATTCCACAGCCTCGAATAACAGTGTTTCTATCGTTCTGAGAAATTCCAGCGCAAACCTGCTCAGTAATAACACGGTGTCGGATAGCAATTATGGTTTATGGCTGTACTCTTCGAGTAATGATAATAAGCTGAACGACAACAGGGCATTAAATAACCAGATCGGTATCTATGTAAAGACATCAAGTGGAAATGTTCTTACAGGCAATACTGCGTTAGACAGCACCGTGTCCGGAATCAGTGTCTGGGAAGCGACCAAAAACGCGTTAATTAATAATGAAGCCTCGAACAATTATGTCTCCATTTATCTGCAGAATTCCAGCGAAAATGCGTTTTCCAACAACTCGGCCTCAGACAGCAATTACGGGATGTGGATTGCCTATTCCAGTAACAACAACCTGAGTGAGAATGACGTATCGAATAACAAATTCGGTTTCTATTTGAAAAATTCCAGCGATAACAGGTTGTCAGGTAACCAGGCAAATTCAAACTCCAGGCATGGGATCTATCTGGGTTCTTCCAGGAGTAATATCCTGGACAGTAACAGGGTTACTTCAAACTCGGAGTATGGGCTTTTCCTTCTTGATTCGGGAAGCAACTCGATTTATAATAACTATTTCAGCAACGTAAACAATATTTATCTGCAAGGTTCTAACGCAGGTACGAGATTGAATACAACCCTGACACCGGCAAAGAATATTGTTGGTGGAACTTACCTTGGTGGGAATTTCTGGGGTACTCCAAAAGGAGACGGCTTCAGCCAGACCCATGCAGATAAGAACGGAGATGGTATCTGTGATGCAGCTTATACCGTGAATACAGAGGGTATTGATTATCTGCCTCTTGCAGATTCTCGTGTCACAATCTAATCTGGAGTGCTGAAAAAGAAAATCTCCTGAAAAAATGTCCTGACTGTCAGGTATATGGGCAGCAGGAAATTAGTGGCACACTGAAAACAAGGCTGTACAGTTTCTCAGGAAATAGGAGGCTGTACAGCTTCTCAGAAGGGTTAAAGCGGCTCTTAATCATTCCCTCTGGATAAGATGGTTTTCAATTAAGACCGCATTGGTTTTTATGAGAATATTATGAGGATATCCACACAAAACAAGAAGAGCCATATTATGAGGATATCCACACAAAACAACGAAAAGCCATAAAAATAAACCATATATTATATTGGATGGAACCTTTGTGACTCTGATGCTTCTCCAACTTTGTATTATTCAATAACATTTATATATTTTTAATAATAAAAAAAGATCTGAACTTCAATCAGTCTTCTTCCAGGAACTTCTGAAACCACACAATATCAAAATACTTTCCGAACTTTGTTCCTGCATCTTTAAACCTGCCGCATTCTGCAAACCCATGTTTAAGGTGGAAGTTCAGGCTGGCCTGGTTTTTCGAGGAGACGTTTGCAAGGAGGCTTTTCATATTCTTCTTTTTAGCTTCCTGACACAGGAAATCCAGCAGCTTTGTTCCCTGGCCCTTTCTTGTGTATTCTGGCAGGATAAAATATGAGAGTACTCCGGTGTGCTGGAAGTTTGGGAAGGGGAGATAAGGCCTCAGGGCTCCGAGACCGATCACTCTGTTGTCTTCTTCCGTTACATAAAAGGGGTAAGGTTCACTTTTATTCGGTTCTCCCTCATCGTGTGAAGTCTTGAAAAATTCCGGCCCAACAGGGGTTTCGAGGTAGGCTGCAAAACTATTATCTATATAGTAATTAAAGATTTCAAGCATTTCCTGAGTATCTTGCGGCGTAGTCTCTCTTATTACAAGGGATTTGAGCTGATCTCTTTCCTGCATATGCTATAATCGGAATGTAAATATTTAAGCTCTTTTAGTCAGTTGCAGTACGAATCCTGTTAAATCCTCTTTTATCTGGACTCCTTATTTGTCATGATTTATATTTATAATTTATTATCAGTACGATTATATTTATATACTTATGCTATTGTAGTATTCCATGCATTAGTACCCAAATCTACCCTATATTTCAGGTGGACTTTGATGTTAAAATAGGGGTCTAGAAGTCCAAAATTCTTGAGTCGTCATACAATTTGTATGATTCCTTCAGGAATTTCTTCCTGAAAATAAAAAGCACAAGAGAACACATTTCTCAATGTACTTTTACAGAAGTGAAAAATAGATGTTTGTTAAACAAAACAAAATTGTAGAACAGATATGTGAAATCCCGGTAACACTTGGAGATATCTCCGAGAGCATCTTTGGGGGTATTAACACACAAAACGGTCTACTTCACAGGCTTGCCCTTCCTGAGGAAGGCGGTTCCGACTCATATTATCTTTGCGAAGGCCTCTGCAGTCCGGTATTCATAGAACCCGAAATTATTTACCCGTATGTATCAGGAGCCTTTTCCGAAAAATTTGCATTTCGCCCTTCACCTTATCGTTTCATGCTGCCTTATGAATTGTCCACAGCGGGAAAAAAGAAAGAATACAATGTAATTCCTCCCGAAGAACTCAAGACAAAATTCCCTATGGCTTACGGGAGAATTCTGGAATTCAAAAGAAAGTTCCTCCACGATACCACTCCCCTTGTATCTGCAGACTATAGCATAAAAGGCAGAAAATTTCTGGAATACTTTAATACTCCTAAGATTATTGCTACTGAAGGCTATCATCTGCAGGCTGCATATGATGCTGAAGGAAACCATGTATTTGAGAACGGATGCGGCATTGTCCTCAAAGATCCAGGCAGGTATGCCTATATTACTGCAGTGCTTAACAGTCCGATTGCCAGACTCTTTCCTTCAATCTGTAAGTCTAAAATGGCATATTCGAGCTACACAGCTCCTGCAATGATAAAACGTTTTCCAATCGTGTTTCCTGATAACAGGCTAACCGAAGATCTCATAGATACTATATCCAGTTACCTTGCGTTCCTGAACAGGGAAAAGTATGCGAGAGATTACGGAGTTCCAGACTGGCTTCGGGAACTTACATCATTCTACGAGCAGATCTCGAGTCTTCTGGTTCTGGATACTTACTTCGTAAACGACCTTGATCCAGGGCTTCTGAATGCCCTTGAAGAAAATATCCATCCCTATGCCGGAGACATGAATTCTGAAGACAGCGATAGTATTCTGAATGCACTGTACTATATAAAGCAGCAGATTCTTGAGGCTTCAAGTTCTGAAAAATGTAAATTTAATCTGGGACTTCCTGAAATTCTCAATTTACCTTCGAGCAGTGAAGAATTCTAAGAATCCCTTTTTAAATTTTTTATCTTAGAAAATGACAAATTTACTTTTACTAAAATTCTGAAACTTTTTTATTTTTCATCATTTACATTTAATTTTTTTATCAATAAGTTTGTGCACTT
Coding sequences within:
- a CDS encoding ABC transporter ATP-binding protein, with the protein product MHEIEIVGEGLEVSNKPEKEDNKLNWGNEDQKIILQVENLSKTYFQGKIPVHALRCACITVRKGELLAIMGPSGSGKSTLLALIGTLEKATDGKIILDGTDLTSVPEKLLPRVRREKIGFIFQHYNLIPTLSALENVELSMRFSRVPKKERGGRARKLLEELGLGDRLSHKPSELSGGEQQRVSIARALANKPAVILADEPTGEVDSKTRDSIVRVFKELSEKGQTILVVTHDPEVAKECSRVLRITDGVIKD
- a CDS encoding right-handed parallel beta-helix repeat-containing protein, translated to MGRIMMYVKGILKIICLIILALHLMTAGSAAANVISVSNNTGQPADFTTIQAAVAAANPGDEIVVKPGIYEENIVINKNISIVSESGNFSDTVVRAADVSQDVFSIWANDVSIKGFGISGSNSAGIHVFEFIECHIENNELFNNSCGIDLYILSSSNTLENNEISNCLTGISIGGGMYNNLSNNSISNCSNGISLFDSSINVLENNTISKNIEGIYLTGESNGNTLAGNTVTLNTKSGLNIYGTSNNLIYNNCFNNTVNVEFEEVSGTNTWNTTKTEGTNIAGGPYLGGNFWAKPDGTTYPEKARDIDLDGIFDSQYNIEGTQFIDYLPLKGLEPVVITVNNSTGPVADFTSIQAAIDNALPGDTILIFPGVYEENVDVYVTNLTLTSQSSSYGDTSGDTIVKAASSLDDVFYIIADGVTIRGLNIIGPVDYPSSGIHLNGVKYCNIESNQLSNNYIDPTSNLFSGNNSSISNNSGSDTGSGIRLDSASNNLLNNNTVSGSGISVLLRDSAENTLLNNSVSGSNYGIWVDSSNNNTLEGNILSNNKIGAYLKVSSGNVLNNSKVSGSINSGINLWDSVENTLSNSTASNNSVSIVLRNSSANLLSNNTVSDSNYGLWLYSSSNDNKLNDNRALNNQIGIYVKTSSGNVLTGNTALDSTVSGISVWEATKNALINNEASNNYVSIYLQNSSENAFSNNSASDSNYGMWIAYSSNNNLSENDVSNNKFGFYLKNSSDNRLSGNQANSNSRHGIYLGSSRSNILDSNRVTSNSEYGLFLLDSGSNSIYNNYFSNVNNIYLQGSNAGTRLNTTLTPAKNIVGGTYLGGNFWGTPKGDGFSQTHADKNGDGICDAAYTVNTEGIDYLPLADSRVTI
- a CDS encoding GNAT family N-acetyltransferase, which produces MQERDQLKSLVIRETTPQDTQEMLEIFNYYIDNSFAAYLETPVGPEFFKTSHDEGEPNKSEPYPFYVTEEDNRVIGLGALRPYLPFPNFQHTGVLSYFILPEYTRKGQGTKLLDFLCQEAKKKNMKSLLANVSSKNQASLNFHLKHGFAECGRFKDAGTKFGKYFDIVWFQKFLEED